DNA from Phocoena phocoena chromosome 1, mPhoPho1.1, whole genome shotgun sequence:
CCTtttctgagtaatattttatGCTAATTTCACCACTGTAATCAGTACATATATGAAAAAACACacccttcacagcaacacctagactAGTGTTTGGGCAAACACCTGGGCTTGTAGCCTGGCCAACGGGATGCAAAACTGACCCTCACGCCCTCCTTCTCCGCAGGCCCTTGCCCTCCCcgcaccccctgccccctgccatcGTGCGGCAGCCCCCACCAGCCTTCTTCTCCTCCAGCTGTGGTCTGGGTGTAGAGATGTGACTAATTTCCTTGAAATGGTCTGGGGATTTTTGAGGGAAGGGGTGGGAAAATCTTTTCTCACCGTCACAAAGCCTGAAGCCACGGCCCGGAGCAGCCAGGACAAAGGTAGGGCGCCCAGAGCCGGCTTCTTCTTCCATCCTGGCCCGGGGCCGCTGGCCCGGTGCCCGCTGGAGCCATTTTGTCCCCGTCAGCACAGATCttgcgggctcagcagctgtcCTGGGCCTCAGCAGGAAATGTCCCTGTGGCTTCCATATTCTGGCAGGCGGAGGGCCAGCCAGGCCGGTGGGGTACAGGGCATACCTCGCCTGCTAGATTCGTCAGGTGGCCACGGGGCCGAGGCAGATGTGTGTCGGCGTGCGTGACCCCGGGGGCCATGCACGGGGGTGAAGGGAACTAGTGGGGGCCTGTCTGTGACCATCGCTGGGGGCAGGAGCTGGAGGGGGGATGGGAGAAGCCCCCTCAGCTCCAGCTTGTAATCACAGACCTCCGAGCGCCGTGGCCAGGCCAGCAGGTCACTGCCCGGACAGGAGCACAGGGACCTGGGCCCAGGGTCGGGAGCCAGAGCCGCCGCCCCGGGTCGGGGTGGCAGCGGGTGTGTGTGTCCGAGGGCTGAGCGCACATTGGCAGGGGTGTGTGTGCCGCTGTGGCGTCCTGTTACTAAACAGCCAGGCCACGGGGCTCCCTCGGGAGCCAGCTTTGCTCTTCTGAGCGGAAGGGGGTCAGGTTTCCCTGAGAATAGCCCCTGACCGCCCAGAGGACACCTGGCTTGGCCTCCCCATGGCCAGTCCATCCCCCTGGTCCCGTCTGCTCTGCATCCTCTCGCCCCTAGCTCGTGGCCAGCTGTCTTCTCCTGGGACTGTGGACCCCCAGCCCCTTCTGCACAGGGTGGCCCGAGGGGGACCCCAGTGCATTCGTTTATTGAACCTGTCTTTAGAGGGTGTCTGCAAAGTGCTGGCACCATGCTGGGCCCTGGGTCCTGGGGGATGTGAGGGCGACACCTGGCCAGGGAGGGCCGTCAACAAGAACCCTCACCAAGAAGTGATGACAGCCCGTGGGGCCTCCCGCTGCACAGTAGGGGGAAGGGGCTCACTGGGGAGAAAGGAACATCCCCTCTCCTGCCCTGGCCCACGATGTCCGTCCTTGCCGTGGCCCAGGGGGGCCTTGGCTGGGACCCAGGGTCAGAGAGGGAGCTCTGGGGTGAGGGGCTGCTCAGGCCAGGAAGGGCCACGTGGGGAAGGGCCAACCTGTCCCAAAATAGGGCTGACAGGATCTCCTGGCCATAAAAGGCTCTTGGAATCTGGACCCCAGGGACCCCGGGCAGCTGGATCCGCTAAAACTCAGCCGCCCCCTCTGCCCCTTGTACTCTGCCCACAGCAGCTCCAGCGCCACCGTGCAGTGTCCCCTCAGCCAGCCACAGACATGGTAAGGCTGCTCCCGGCGCCCGGCAGAGCCCccggtgggctgggctgggcggtCCAGCAGGAGCTGGGCAGTGCCTGGGGGAGAGAGGACGGCGGGCAGGCCTCTGCGCACACAGGGATCAGGCTGGGGCCGTGACCAAAGGTGGGAGGGTCTCTGGGGACCTGAGGAAGACGTCCAATGAGGCTGGGCAGAGAGCGTGGAGTGGGGGGCCCGAGGCCGGGCCCTGCCAGCCACTGGCGCCGCCCTTGCTCTGGGGCCCAGGCCGGAGCAGCCCTTTTGGAAAGCGGCCGGGGCGGTGGCAGGCAGGGTGGCCCGGCCCTGGACTATCGCTCTGGGATACCAGAACAGGCTGGGGCCTTCCCCCTGGCCCCCAGGCCAGGCTCCTCCCCACGCTGGCCATGGTGTCCCTCCCCTGGCCTCACTGGCTGTCTAGCGCTGTCCCACTGCACTCTCACGTGGCTGGCCTGCCCCTGCCTCGAGCGCCGTCCCCTCTGAGTGGCCTCGCGGAGCCTTGCTCTCCCCTCAAGACCCATCCCTGTGCCGCCTGGCCTCCAGCCTCCCCCGGACTGAGGGGTGGAGGGGCCCCTGGCGAGCCTGGGCCCGTGTCCCCACAGACGGAGCGCCTGACGGCGGAGCAGATCGAGGAGTACAAGGGGGTCTTTGAGATGTTTGATGAGGAGGGCAACGGGGCGGTGAAGACGGACGAGCTGGAGCGGCTCATGAGTCTGATGGGCATCAACCCCACCAAGAGCGAGCTGGCCTCCATGGCCAAGGACGTGGACAGAGACAGTGAGGCCGCCAGGGGCAGCGGGAGGGGCGCGTCACCGGGCTGTGAGTGGGGGGGGCTCGCCGCCCTCACTCGGGCACCCGCCGCTTGCTCCCCGCAGAGAAAGGGTTCTTCAATTGTGACAGCTTCCTGGCGCTGATGGGGGTGTACTGGGAGAAGGCCCAGAACCAGGAGAGTGAGCTCAGGGCGGCCTTCCGCATCTTCGACAAGGAGGGCAAGGGCTACATCGACTGGGACACGCTCAAGTAGGGCCGCGGGCcgggcgcgggggcgggggcggggggagggcccGCTGGCTGCCACTCAGTGCAGGCTCCTGCAGGTACGTGCTCATGAATGCGGGCGAGCCCCTCAGCGAGCTGGAGGCCGAGCAGATGATGAAGGAAGCCGACAAGGATGGGGACGGGACCATAGACTACGAGGGTGAGTGGGAGATGGGCCCCGGGAGCCCGGCGGCCGGGTCAGGCCAGGCTGCCTACTTGTCCCTCTGCTCTCAGAGTTCGTGGCCATGATGACTGGGGAGTCCTTCAAGCTGGTCCAGTAGGAGCAGCCACTGCAGCCGTGGGAAGCCCGCTGCCTGCTGCCATCACCCTGCTGCCCACCCTGTCATCCACCCCACGCTGGCTCTGTGGCCAATAAACGCTCCAGCCAGACTCGTGTGTGCTTCACTGTCCCAAGGCTGGAAGAAGGGGCTGCAAAGCTGCGGgtctggagaagggagagggttCTCCCGAGCTGCCCATCACACTTGGGCCATCACTTCTGTGGGATACCTGACACTGCCTACAGCCCAGCTCTGGGCTCCGGACACCAGCCGGAAGGCCAGGCTGGGCATAGGTTGAGGACCACGTACTCACACTGCCTGCCTGCCCTGGGAGGCGGCTGCCCCAGGGCCCCTCCCGGAGCTCTTTCCTCCATATGGAGATCACTTAGATAGAaactttattctctctctctccaaaaagCTGTAGACATCACAGCAGGCCCTGAGCCCTGAGGCTTAGGTCTGTGGGGCCTCATCTGGGCTGAGGGCCTGCTGGGCCTGAGCCAGGGGCCAGGGCTGAACGtagcagcgtgtgtgtgtgtgtgtgtgtgtgtgtgtgcgcgcgcgcgcgcgcgtgtgtgtgtgtgtgtgtgtgtgtggccaacACAGGGCCGGCTGGCTCAGATGCCCAGCGTTACATAGCAACGAGGCCAGGGCTGCAGCAATGTGCCGGACGGCTGGCCTTCCCGGGTGGGAAGGATGGTGAGGGTGGGCTGGGGTGCCCTTGCACAGTCCCCTGTGAGCACAGAGTGGCTGGTGGCATCGGGAGGCTCGGGAGAGCTTTCCTGCCCGCTCTGGGGGGCACCAGGGCTACAGCCAGGGGTGTTGGGCATTGCGGCCCCACTCCTGGGGCCCTGGAGGGGCCTCTAGGCATGAGGCctcagggagggggctgggctaCTGGGAAGGGGGTGGCTCTTCCTGTCTGGTTTTAGCCATCTTGACGGCCTCATCGTAGGAGGGCGGCAGCTCAGGGGCATACAGGCTGTAGGCGGGAGGGGTCACAGAGTCGAGGTCCAGCTCCCCCAAGGGCAGGGGCAGCCGCATGCCCAGCGGGTACTGCACAGAGCTGTAGGCTGCAGGGAACCAGAATGGGTTTGTGGCGACCGGTGGCTCTGGCCCTCACCAGTCCCCTGCCGCCCCTTCAGGCAGGTGGGCCGCCGGGTGAGGTCTGCCGGCACTCACATGACACAGTGCTGTGCATGGGGCTGTCGCTGTCCGCGGGGATGGCTGTCAGGTCGCAGGACTCAGGTGCTGATGGCAGGTGTGGCTGGGCGTGCGCCCGCTTCCGGAGACAGCAGAAGCGGACACAGCTGGCCGTGGCCCCACACAGCAGCAGTAGGAGCACAGCAAGCAGGAGGAGCCTGGGCGGGGGGGCGACATCTGCCGCTGGACCGACCCCTGGCCGCTGGGCGCCTGCTCCCTGGGGGCAGTCACAGCCCGGTTGCCCAAGACAAGGCGATGGATAGGGTAAAAGACAACCAGGGACTCTGTCTCCAGGCCGGAGACCTCCTCCCGGCCCGGCCTGGCCTCCTGCTGCTGGCCTGCCCTGGCTGTCTCTCCAGGGCTGGCCACAACTGGCCTTGGGCTTACTCCCAGGACACGCTGTCCCAGTCCGACTGCACAGTCCTGTGCCCAGACCAATGACCATGTTCACAGGGGCCTCCCACAGGGGCGGGGAGCgagggagtgggaggtgggcaAGCAGGCTACAAGGGAAGTCCTGCCCAGGGCCCCGGGGGTGTCCCTAGCCACGGGGGACTCAGGCAGGACCCACGCAGGAGGTCGCCCCTGGTgctgggggaggaggctggggtcgGCATGCCAGGCTCTCAGGGCCCCAGCGCCTTCCCGCCAGCGGCCCAGGAGGGGGACAGTGCTGGCGACGCCTCGGCCGTGGAGCCAGGCGGGGTGGGGGTCTGGTGGGCCTGGCCCGGCGGAGAACCGTCGCACCCGGCTGCGCGCCGCGGCCTCCACTTACCCCACGTGCCACAGGCTGCTCCAGCGGGCCTGGGGCGGGCACCTGCGGGGACGGGGGCACTTGGAGCAGGCGAGGCAGGGCCCGGCCGACCGCCCTGCCCGAGCCTCCCCCAGGGTGGGGCCaggccccagctccctcccccccgcccccacttaCTGATCCGAGGGGTCGCAGCTGCCTTCCGCGAAGCCCAGCGCCACCTGTGGGGACAGGGATGAGCCCGGGCCAGGGCGCGCCGAGCGCAGACCCGCCCCGCGGTGCATGAGCCGAGCGCCCCGCGACCCACCTGCGGCAGCGGCAggagcggcggcagcagcaggagCCCGCGGTCACCCAGAGCGCCAGCGAACATGCTCAGCGCCGACGGGAAGCGCGAGCCCACTAGTCTCGAGGCTTTATGGAGGCCCCGCCCCTAGGCCCTCCCAGCGCAAACCCCGCCCCCAGAGACCGCGCCCATTGGAGGGCTCGCCCTGTAGCCGCGCCCATGTGCCTCGCCCCTACCCTCCGCCCAAGGGTAGCCTCGCCCTTTAGCGGCCCCGCCCCCGCAGGCTCTGGGCAGGCCCCAGATTCCCCCGCTCCACGGCCCCGCCCACACAAGCCACGCCCACAAGCCCCACCTCTTGGCCCTCCCATCAGGTCcgttttctctgtttcctcagccTAGGATCGCGGGGTCGGGGGCGGTCTCGCCCCGTTGGCTTCTTGCAGTCGGGCTTGGGGTGGACCGGGGCGCACCCTGAACAGCTGTGGCCCGGTCTGCACAGGGTGTGGCCTCGGAGGGTGGCGGCCAGGACACACGTGGCCACGCCTCGCACACACCCCGGTGCTCAAGGTAAGGATTGCAGCAGTCAAGACGCTGGGGCGTTCCTAGCGCGCTGTTCAACTACATTTCGTGTGCGCGCTCGCCGCGGGCGCTCGCTGCCCCTCTGCCTTCCGCTCCGCCATCCGGCGCTCAGGCTGAGGGAGGTGGTCAGCGCGGCAAGGTGCAGGGTGGTGTGTCTTgtctggggagggtgggaggagaagcTACCCTGCCGTGTTTTTCTTCATTGCACTCAGGACGTACTCCACAAGCATCTCCCCACTGGAGGGGAAGTGACcgcagctccttgagggcagggcctcCTCGGCCTGGCTCTCTCATGCCTGGATCTGCCAGCTACCTGCTCCATGATCTCTGCTCTGCCTCTGTCCTGCAGCTGTCCAGCACCTTCTGGCTGTACCATGGTCCTCAGGGCCCCTCCTGACTACCCTCTTCCTCCATTCTGCTTCGGAGGCCCGGCtcaggagtgggagggagggggatgggcaCTGGTCCAGCCAGCAGGCAGGAGTGCAGGCAGGGCCTTGGGCAGTGAGTACCAGGGTCCGCTGGTTCTAAACCCTGAGAGCCAGGCCAGGGTTTAGAGGAGAGTGGCCTGCCCCTCCCACGGGCCAGCctgagggggaggcaggggcagtGGTCTGCAGGGAGGACTTCCTTctggggcctggcctgggctGCAGGACCCTGGCTTCTCTTCTCACCTAGTGAGAAAGCAGCCCCTGTGAGGGCTAGGAAAGGACCTGGGTCTGCCCACCAGCCTGAAGTCCTGCAAAATGCTGCTCTGTGGACACCGTCACTGGCTCAAGGTCAGGCAGATGGCAGACTTCCAGGCACCAAGGGCACCGAGGAAGTGGAGTGAGGGCTCCAGGCTGGTGTCCTGAAGCCTGTGCCTAGGAAATTCCCCGGATGCACCTTGCCCTCCACTCCTGCCAGGGAAGGCCGCGAGTGCTCGCCTGGGGGAGGCACGGGGGTGGCGTGGGCGGGCTGGGCGTGCTGGGGTGTACACAGGGGGCCCGGATGGGTGGGCTCTGTGGGGACAGTGTCTAACCTGCCACTCTCCagaaggcaggggctgggtgcAGGCACTATTCTGGGCTCCCAACAGGGTCTCATGGGCTGGGAGTTGGGGGCTTCTCCCTTGAAGAGCTGGTCAGGACCCAGAAGGCTGAGCCCAGACTCACTTCGGAAAAGTGGAAAACCAAACTCATGGGCTGGGTGTCCCCCGGACCCTGGCTGGGCTGTGAGGGACGACACAGTGAGGGCGTGTCCCTGACATTTGCTCGCTCCTTGCTTGGGGGCATCAGGGACCCTGGAACTTGGGAGGAGCAGGGAGGCCTAAGGGGCCGCCTGGGCTTTGGAGCCTgccgcccccctccctccccgccggcCTCTCTGGGTGTGGAGCCCCGCaagccgcccccctccccccgccacgcCCAGTTGTTCCCCCAGGGCTCAGTCTTCCAGGCCGAGTTCACTGTTTTATGGACCGACTTGTGAGTGAGGGTGGGAAGCAGGGGCTGCCCCCCTGGGACTCTGTCCCCATCTCTCCTTCACAGCTCACTGCAGGGCTCACCGCAGGGCTCACCGTGGCCCACACTGCAGGCCTGGATGCACAGGTTCACACAGGGTTTATTGACAGGTCGGCGGGCGCAGCTCTTCCCCCCACCAGGACCTTGAAAGGCTGGGCGGGtgctggtggggctgggggctccgAGGGGCTCAGGCTGGGAGCAGGTTGTGGTCAGGACTGGCCTCATTGCCTGTTCTGAGTGTGGGGCTGGGACAGGAGCTCTTGGCCCCGGGCTCACTGGATACAGGGCAGCAGGAGGTGGCCGTGCCTGTGGAGGTGGGGTGCCCCGGCCATGGGGCCATGCGGGGGGCCACCCTTTTGAAGCTGCCCAGCAGGGATGTCCAGGTCCCAGGCCCCTGGTTGGCTCTGCTGGGTCCACAGACCGGGGGAGGGCTTCAAATGTGGCAGGAAGATCCGAGGGGCTCTGTGGAGAGACTCCTGTGGCCTCAGGGGCCCGTCACCACCTGCGCTACAAAGAGGACCTTGTAGGTCTCCTTCACGTCCCCCCTGAGCTGCAGCAGGGCTGACGCCATGAGTGGGTGGTCCGGCTGGAAGGGGAGAGGCGGGGAAGGAGGGGGACCCTCGGTCAGCTGGCACAGCGGACAGATGTTTTCTGGCCGTGGCGCTGCCCACCTCACCTGCCCAGGGCCCCCCCGCAGTCCCCtccctgggtgggggcagggctgtcATCCTGCCCAGCTTGTGGCTTTCGAAGGCTCCCCGGCCGCCGTCCAAGGCACCTACATCAAAGTCGATGGGTGGCATCCAGGAGATGCTGATGGTCTTGGTCTGGCCGCGCTCCACAAAGCCCTTGGAGGGCTCGATGGTGAAGCCCTTGTGCTGCAGGGACGCGACGCTGTCCAGGCTGAAGTCGACAGTCTGCAGGCGTTGGTGCTGTCAGCAGGTGGGCGGGCACAGCTCCCGGGAAGCGGCGGGACTGGGGATGAGGGCGCCCAGCACCTGCCCTCTCAGCCCTGACCAGCAGGCTGCCCGCCCCACACCTATCGAGGGGCAAGGCCAGGAGGGGCCTGGGTCGCCCAGGCAGTGGTGGATGCAGAGGTGCCAGGCAGGCCAGGGAAGTGCTGTGGTCACCTTCTTTGCGGACAGCTGGGTGGTCCGGATGCAGCCCACCTGCAGTTCTCGGGTGGCAGGTGGGGCCGGCGTGTCCGTGTCCAACTGGACATAGGCCAGGGTTACCAGGATGGGCTTCAGCTCCTCAGCTTCTGGAGAGGGAGGGCCTGGCTGGGGGCTCAGGGCAGGGGGGGTACCACCAAGGGAGTGTGGGAGCTGGGTCCGGCAAGGATAGTGGGCGAGGCTGGGCGAGGACAGCCGGCTTTGGGGGATGGGCCGGGAATGCCGGCCCTACACCCAGGCCTCCAGGGCCAAGGGTGCGGTCAGAACAGGACTGGTCCTCCTACTGCCGCCCTGGCCCTGTTGGGGCTCCCAGCACTTCAGAGGGCTCACCCTCTGTGCGCTCGGGGTCCAAGGCAGGGATCACGGTCAGGGACTCCACAGGCACATCCAGGGGGTCTCCGCCTTCCACAAACATCGTGTGCTTGCGGGCCGAGCCCTTCAGGAGGATCTGGTGGGAGATTTTCTGGGGGCAGGAGCACAGCAGACTCGGTCCGCGACCCGCGAATGGGGCTCCGGGAGTAGGCAGTGCTGGGGTGCAGACCCGTGGGACCCGGGACTCTGGTCTCTCCACCTCATGACCCCCAACCTGACGCAGAGCCCCCAGGCAACAGGACTCCAATGTGGGGCCGTTTGGGGGAGGGCGAGGGCCTCAGACACGCGGACGCGGGCGGGTTGGGCCGGGAGCAGGGGTCCAGGCTGGGCTCCTGGAGCTGCACCTTTTCGAAGAGCACGACCTGAAGCCGGTCAGAGAAGTACAGGCTCTCATGGTCCGGGCTGAAGGTCACGGTGAAGTCCTGCGCCCTGCCCGGCTCCATGACGCCCTCCACCGGGATCACGCTGAACACGCTCTGGCCGCTGTAGTTCTGCGTGCCTGGGGGCAGGGCGGCCTGGCAGGTCCGGCTCCCCCCGCAGTGCCCAGCGCCCCCCAACCCCGCACCCCCACGCCCCTGCCAGTCCCCTGCCAGTCCCCTGCCAGCAGCGGTCACCCCCTCAGCCGGCCAAGCTCACCCACGACTTCCGTCCTCTGGGCCGGGGAGGCCAGGAACTGCGGCAGCCGGTGCTCGTCTCCGCTCCCGGTGGAGAGGCTGTCCAACTGCATGGAGAACTTGATGGGCA
Protein-coding regions in this window:
- the TMEM52 gene encoding LOW QUALITY PROTEIN: transmembrane protein 52 (The sequence of the model RefSeq protein was modified relative to this genomic sequence to represent the inferred CDS: substituted 1 base at 1 genomic stop codon), whose product is MVQPEGAGQLQDRGRAEIMEQGRGLHKASRLVGSRFPSALSMFAGALGDRGLLLLPPLLPLPQVALGFAEGSCDPSDQCPPQARWSSLWHVGLLLLAVLLLLLCGATASCVRFCCLRKRAHAQPHLPSAPESCDLTAIPADSDSPMHSTVSSYSSVQYPLGMRLPLPLGELDLDSVTPPAYSLYAPELPPSYDEAVKMAKTRQEEPPPSQXPSPLPEASCLEAPPGPQEWGRNAQHPWL